The Vigna unguiculata cultivar IT97K-499-35 chromosome 1, ASM411807v1, whole genome shotgun sequence nucleotide sequence GGTACAGATGTGTGCAGAAAACGAAAGATagtgtaataaaaatatattggtcACATTGAAGAACATCCTTCAGGATTGGTTTCCGAATTTCATCATCTCAGGACTGACTGCCATATTTTCTTATATCATTATTTGTTTCCTAGTTAGTTATTTATTAGGAATATGATTAGAGAAAATAAGGGTTAAAGCTCTAGGTTTCATGAACACATGAACACGTTTTAATTATAtcacaattaatttaaatttgtgtttcattCTCTTAATTCTCTTGTATATATCTTCCTCCCTTTACACCTAAACCTCACAAtttgaacaaataaaattatgaatggGAAAGCACTCTGTTCAGAGTTAATAAAGGTTGGCCCAAAAAAGTATCGAGTTGTCAACAAGATTGCCCTACCAATAGTCaatttgggaaaaaaaaaatcctcaaCGGACCAATTTCAATATATGAAAACTGAGAGACCAAAGCAATACATGTTGTTCAGGGACCAAATTGTGCGTATGTGTGTTAGTTGCATAAATCGTAGGGCACACAAAGTAACATAAGATAAAGTAATGAACCTGAATTGATGTCAGACAATGAGCTGCTCTAATTGCCCGTGATGCAAGCACCAACCCAAATCTGTTCaacataaataaacaaaaaaacaactAAGTATGTGAATGAGTTTCAATTGGAAGCAATAGATGAAGTAAACAAGCCTTACGTTGCCTCCTCAAGGGAATATATCCGCAACTCATACATAACTTGGTGTGCTGAGATTGGATGTCGGGTTGGTGATGTTGCAACACCGGGCTCTTGGTGTGCTGGAGTTTGTAAGCCTGGATCAGCCTCTATATGAGGAAGCATACATGCAACGCAGGCGGCCAAAAATCTACCACATGGTGAAAAATGAGCTCCCATCTCGCTGCAAAGGGAAAAAATACAACTGTgagttgaaaataaaaatataagcaCAGTTAACTATTAGGATACAATTTGAATTCAATCTCTGAGGTAAGAATGCCAAATGAACATATTTATGACTAAATTAAGTATAACACCATTACTATTAGTGACAAATAGTGAGTTCATAATCATTCACcgggaaaaatgaaaaacacaaactaaattttctaaaatgacAATTGACACGAAAGAATTACACTATTTCAACCACGAGATATAATAAGATCAGAAGGTACCTGCAGAGGACAGCATGTGGTATGGTTAGACGACATCTGTCGGCATTAAGTGGGACACAAGGATTTTTTATGTCATGTGACCACACTCTTAACTTCACAGTGCAAGGCAACTCTGCAGCAGCCACTGATGTAGCGGCAAGTTCTGATTGAATTCGACTCATTATCGTTTGGATATCGGATCCATCATGTGGATTATTAATAGAAACAGCAAGATTGCCGGATTCAGATACAGGTTGACGGGATTGTGAAAAATGATTCCGTAAACCTGATCTCGTTGAAGAACCTGGTATGCTGATGCTGCCAGTTATTGCTGAAGATGGCATTGCTGCATCATTATTAGAACTGGAAAGATTAGATGGCACTGTGGAAGAACCAATCTGTTGAGCTAGAATGTCACGACTAGCACCCATGTGAGGAAGCATTGAAGGAACACCAACTTGACTTTGACTCATTAGAGATCCTTGGAGAAAAGGCAACTCCCATGCACTTGAATCTCTTGAACTAGAAGGAAAAAACTGGTTAAATTGACCCAACTCAGAGGGAACCCCACGGTTGGCAGTTTGCCTAGACAGTCCATGTAGCACACCATTAAAAGAATAGGTATTAGTAGAGTTTCCATGTTGGCTTCCTTCAGCAGGTCTGGTTTCATCAGTCTCCATACCATCCATAGTGAGATTACTGAGGCCAATTCCCATTCCATTAGAGAAAGCAGTATGGGCGGGATATTCTGTACCAGTTTGAGAACTAGTGGGCATCTCAGAGAATGTATCCATGGGAGACACTGTGGCCTCATATTGCTCTGTTGCACTTGTATCTGTTTGTAACTGTACCACGGCAGAAGACTCAATTTGCATGCTACTTGAGCCCACGTCATGACTAGAATGTTGTAGTTCTGTTCTTGACTCATCAAGAGTGTATGAGGGCATGAAAAAGAAAGGTAATGACACATAAGGTAGTTCGCTGGACAAACTAATATGTTCTGTAGGCTGAATATTTGTGACAAAAACAGCAGGCGGAGAATATTGTAAATAGCCAAGAGATGTTGCCTCTGTCATGGAGGAATCTGAAGAGTCAAGATCATTGACCTGCACATCAATATAAGCATGTtaaccaaaaagaaaaatccaaaaagTAATATTCTGAATAGCATGGACATATACAACCAAAAACATTCACCTCCGCAGTTAAAAGATATGGTGCGGCATGTGGGTGAAAATGCACAGCCCGAAGTGAGCGCTTTGTCTTCAACACAAATATAGGAGAGGATGCTTCACCTCTTTTGCTGTGGTGCCATATGTACAACTGAGACAGAATTTTACAAAGTGGTGCGAAAAACAGACTCCAAAATGTGAGATCAAAACACAACAGTTCATCTATAAGATATAAAAACATGGGAGAAAAAATAGTACCTTGTGGCCAGATGCAACAGCAATTATTTCACCTTTGGCATGAAAAGCAATAGATGCAATGGGGCGGTCTGTGAGAAAAAAACACCCACTGAATTCATCAGAGAGAGAAACCATTATacaaaataaaggaacaaagaACATATTTAGTAAcagttaaagaataatttagaaAGGTAAGAGAGATTGCCAATGAGTAAACATACAGAACTGATGAGATATTATGCACTCTGATGTGTTGGCATCCCATAAACGAACTTCTTGATCCAAGCTCCCACTCGCAAGTATATGTGGATGCAATGGATGGAACCTAACCTGTACCATTAGCACAAAGTTCAAATTTCGGGTATGATTAGCACATAGTTAAAAACAATTGGGGGCGGGGAGTGCATCATGAAACACAAGAATATTTCCAACAGGAGAGACGGAGGATTGCAATAGTTACACTTGGTTGGGTTACACAAGCTACAATTTTAGACAAAAGGGCGTAATGTATTGGAAATGACACTTCCACCATTTATTGGCAAATAAAGTGGAGTGGAACCCCCAGTCTCGTATTCCTTTTGCTAATTAAAATTTGCGAATTGGAAATGAGATACACATTATTGATTATAGAAATTGTTAAAACCCTCACACCACTTAATGATATTTTCAACCCACTGCGTGTGGCAAAAGTTCACATATTATTAAGCTTCAAGCAATGGTCATGGGTCTTGACGAATGAATTCAGGAGGAAAGGAAGGATTTTGTGGCGCAAACCAGAGTGGCAAATGGTAAAACGGGAATAAACGGTACATGTACAACTTCCGCTGTACCCATTCATTTTAGGAGTTTTTGAGACGTGTGTTTATGAAAAGGATAAAGTATTTGAGAAATAAAGACAATTATAATACATTGTTGCCCTGTTTTGCACAATGTTGGTAGGACAGAATTTTCTTCCCCGGATGCAAGTTCCCTTGTCTCTCAATTAGAACTTGCCCAGTCAAGTAGAAAAAACAGCTCATCCTTCCCCCCACCCATGCCTAAAGACTCgttgtacacaaatattttcgTAACAAATAAATAGCTACATAAATTGAATGGCGGGATATCACCTAATTGAATATCAACGAGAACTTTATTAACTCAATTTCATTAAATTGTCACTTCTTCAGAGAAAAGTGCATCTCATCAAACTTCATGCATGAAAGATTCCTTCCATAAACCACAATCATTACCGAAAGATACTACAAAAGAAAGATTAAACAAAAAACACAGGAAATCAAGGCAAATGGCATGCAGACATATTTGAAACTTACCGCCCAAGGCGTTCTCCTATGGCCAACTAACACCTTTAAGCATCTTCCAGTTTCACAATCAATTATCTTCACTGTATGGTCACCACTGCACATGGCTCATAACAAGATCAGATTCAATCTTAAAagttcttaaattaaaattagcaaAGAGGTGATCAGCCCGTTAAAACTTACTGTGTAGAGGCAAGAACCTTGCCATCGGAACTAAATGCAGCTGCAATAGTAGACCGAGGAGGAGGCAATAAGGGACAATACTTAGCTGACAAATGCCGCAATGACTCAGCCTCGACCCTGATAATCATTGTCAGAGATGTTAGCCCCCCAAAATAGACTCttcttgaaaacaaaatttcacATTCTCAAGAAGCTTATTTTTGCCAATACAACTTATGGACTAAAGTAGTGTAAATACCACGAGAGGAGACCCCGTCTTGCATCTCTCACAACCTCATTCTTAGGACGAGAATAAGGACTAGACTTTGACTTAGAAGCTTCACCCCAGTGCCACTTGGCCACGTATTTTGTTCGGGGTGAGATCTCTCTCCTTGCGAGCAAATTGAATACATTGCTACCACTGGCCAAATTCAATACATCAGGTAAGAGAAATATTTTACAGTAAAACATGTAACTTCAAATTCAACTTAAAAGAAGGAAAGTGCATTTCTGTAATTCGGCCTCAGTTGACGAACACAAACTTCAAAATCCAAGTATTGATAAACGTATGGATTCTCGGCTTATAGTAGCATGATAGATCACCATGCTAAGCTCACGCACAGTCTAAACATGTCAGAAACTACAAAATTTCGACAACAAACTCCAATTCTCCATGATCATCCATTAAAATCATGCACAAATTCTCCAACAAGTACCGCACCACCAGGCATCTATAATCAACAAAAACCCAACCACTATGGCCCATATTGATCATAACCTCAGAATACCACGATCTCATCTAAAAACCTAGCTAACTCCACACGACTCAAACAGACCTCTGGAGAAGACAAAACAAAACTCTGGACACTTTCCAAGCCGGCGACCACGAATTGATGTTAACCAACACCTAAAACCACTCTACAGAAGAACAGGATCCAACATAAAAACCATGCAGCAGCCCCAAAAATCGAGGCTCGGGAACATCAATCACATGAATCAAGCTCAATTCAGCTGCCTCCAACATAACAACACTATTATTTCACTATCCTAATCAGAAAGCAACCCAAACACGCCGCCACAATAACAGGCCAAAGAAACAAAACCGAATTAGGCGTAATTGAAAACTCCGGCAAAATCAGCAAAAGAAACAATCCGACACTGACTTCCGTCCCGCGGATTCGAAgagaaattgaaagaaaaattgcGAAGAGGCGCAAGATTAAAATGAATTTCCGTTAGAAAAAAGGAATCGACGGAAAGAAAATGGACCTGCTGTTGGAATTGTGCGAAGAGGAAGAAGCGTGATCGCGCGAGCGAGAAAATCCCGTCATTTTGGGGGAGGAGGCGAAATTGggagaagagaagagaggaTCGAATCTGAGAGGAGTTATAGGGAAGAGAAGAAGAGATTCATGGTTTCGAACGAAGACAGAGACAGAGACAAACACACACActactctcttctttcttcttcttcttcttctctctctttctctttctctcgaATGTGATGCCTTTATTTCAGAGCCTCCGTCTTTGTTTCATTTCGAAGACAGACCTAACCCGACCAGACCACGCTAAAAGGAATTCCCATCTTTTGGGCCTCCCCCTGCAATTTCCAACACTTTTCGGGGAGGAAACTCTAATTAATGGAACTACgtgggttttgtttttttctgcCCTTTCATGCCATCAGATCTCTCCACCTACACCGTTGGATCTTAGAGCCGTAGGGATTTGTGATACCAACCTAGGTTTAGGACCAAAACGAAGACTGTGATagagagaaaatgaaattcatgaaaGATGGATATAACATTACTAATTAAGTCATTAATAATCTATTACTCTATCAACTCTTTTTCCAGTGTCATATTCTTTAGATtgtttatttctatttctatttttcttctttaaaatttaacataaaattaattaaattaaaaatattgaagttaaaatatattatcctTCCCTTCTGAAGTTTTcgttcttttaatttatttaattctttctcctatttattattattatgagctgttaaaaatatagaaaggtgtagaataatttataacatgaataattaaaaaaatgagaatatttaatCTAGATTTACATAAATTGAATATTTCTTGAGGTGTGTTTCATAATcttaaaacta carries:
- the LOC114196205 gene encoding uncharacterized protein LOC114196205, giving the protein MTGFSRSRDHASSSSHNSNSSGSNVFNLLARREISPRTKYVAKWHWGEASKSKSSPYSRPKNEVVRDARRGLLSWVEAESLRHLSAKYCPLLPPPRSTIAAAFSSDGKVLASTHGDHTVKIIDCETGRCLKVLVGHRRTPWAVRFHPLHPHILASGSLDQEVRLWDANTSECIISHQFYRPIASIAFHAKGEIIAVASGHKLYIWHHSKRGEASSPIFVLKTKRSLRAVHFHPHAAPYLLTAEVNDLDSSDSSMTEATSLGYLQYSPPAVFVTNIQPTEHISLSSELPYVSLPFFFMPSYTLDESRTELQHSSHDVGSSSMQIESSAVVQLQTDTSATEQYEATVSPMDTFSEMPTSSQTGTEYPAHTAFSNGMGIGLSNLTMDGMETDETRPAEGSQHGNSTNTYSFNGVLHGLSRQTANRGVPSELGQFNQFFPSSSRDSSAWELPFLQGSLMSQSQVGVPSMLPHMGASRDILAQQIGSSTVPSNLSSSNNDAAMPSSAITGSISIPGSSTRSGLRNHFSQSRQPVSESGNLAVSINNPHDGSDIQTIMSRIQSELAATSVAAAELPCTVKLRVWSHDIKNPCVPLNADRCRLTIPHAVLCSEMGAHFSPCGRFLAACVACMLPHIEADPGLQTPAHQEPGVATSPTRHPISAHQVMYELRIYSLEEATFGLVLASRAIRAAHCLTSIQFSPTSKHILLAYGRPHGSLLKSIVIDGETTLPIYTVLEVYRVSDMELVRVLPSAEDGVNVACFHPFAGGGLVYGTKEGKLRVLQYDGAHAVNGNGPSYFPEETIIGVSQ